A portion of the Pseudarthrobacter defluvii genome contains these proteins:
- a CDS encoding sugar porter family MFS transporter produces MGTPVTSLHGGTAGREPGNHKWALRTATITATLGGLLFGYDTGVINGALPYMQEDLGLTPLTEGLVTSSLLFGAAFGALFGGRLADRHGRRRMLMVLALIFLAGTMGCTYAPSTEVMITARFILGLAVGGASVTVPVYLAEVSPSNRRGRIVTQNELMIVTGQLLAFIFNAYLGNSFGESHGIWRWMLVIATLPAVALWIGMNYMPESPRWLASMGSFGETLSVLKRIRSQAEARREFEEVKAMAVEDYKSKMGSWKDLGIPWLRRIFFVGLGVAVIQQITGVNSIMYYGTQILSQSGFGREAALTANIANGVISVLATFVGIWLLGKVGRRRMLITGQVGTTTALLLIGLFSLVLPEGTARGFVILGLTVTFLAFQQGAISPVTWLMLSEIFPLKIRGLGMGASAFLLWIVNFLIGFGFPQLLAAIGISNTFFVFAVLGVAAIAFAAKYVPETKDKSLEDLEHYFKNVAGSKAPTTEAQLS; encoded by the coding sequence ATGGGGACGCCCGTGACCTCGCTTCACGGTGGGACGGCAGGAAGGGAGCCGGGGAACCACAAGTGGGCTCTGCGGACTGCCACCATCACCGCCACCCTGGGCGGCCTGCTCTTCGGCTACGACACCGGCGTGATCAACGGGGCGCTGCCTTATATGCAGGAGGACCTGGGCCTGACACCACTGACCGAGGGCCTGGTCACCTCGTCCCTGTTGTTTGGTGCCGCCTTCGGCGCCCTGTTCGGCGGCCGCCTGGCGGACCGTCACGGCCGCCGTCGGATGCTCATGGTGCTGGCTCTCATCTTCCTCGCGGGCACTATGGGCTGCACCTACGCACCCAGCACGGAAGTGATGATCACCGCGCGGTTCATCCTGGGGCTCGCCGTGGGCGGGGCATCGGTGACTGTTCCGGTGTACCTGGCCGAGGTATCGCCCAGCAACCGGCGCGGACGCATTGTCACCCAAAACGAACTCATGATCGTTACAGGGCAGTTGCTGGCATTTATCTTCAACGCCTACCTCGGCAACTCGTTCGGTGAGTCCCACGGCATCTGGCGCTGGATGCTGGTCATCGCCACCCTCCCGGCCGTCGCGCTGTGGATCGGGATGAATTACATGCCCGAAAGCCCCCGTTGGCTGGCTTCCATGGGCAGCTTCGGGGAGACGCTCAGCGTCCTGAAGCGCATCCGGTCACAGGCAGAGGCGCGGAGGGAGTTCGAGGAAGTCAAGGCCATGGCCGTGGAGGACTACAAGTCCAAGATGGGGTCCTGGAAGGACCTTGGCATCCCGTGGCTTCGCCGGATTTTCTTCGTGGGCCTTGGCGTGGCGGTGATCCAGCAGATCACCGGCGTGAACTCGATCATGTACTACGGGACCCAGATTCTCTCCCAGTCCGGTTTTGGCCGTGAAGCGGCGCTGACGGCCAACATCGCCAACGGTGTGATCTCAGTCCTCGCCACGTTCGTGGGAATTTGGCTGCTTGGCAAGGTGGGTCGGCGCAGGATGCTGATTACGGGCCAGGTGGGAACCACCACGGCGCTGCTGCTGATTGGGCTCTTCTCCCTGGTTCTGCCGGAAGGCACAGCCCGCGGCTTCGTCATCCTGGGGCTCACCGTCACGTTCCTGGCGTTCCAGCAGGGCGCCATCTCACCGGTGACCTGGCTGATGCTCTCGGAAATCTTCCCGCTGAAGATCCGCGGCCTGGGCATGGGGGCGTCGGCCTTTCTGTTGTGGATCGTGAACTTCCTGATCGGGTTCGGCTTCCCGCAGCTGCTGGCGGCGATCGGCATCTCCAACACGTTCTTCGTGTTCGCAGTCCTCGGCGTCGCCGCCATTGCCTTCGCCGCGAAGTACGTTCCCGAGACCAAGGACAAGAGCCTCGAGGACTTGGAGCACTACTTCAAGAACGTGGCGGGCAGCAAGGCCCCAACCACCGAAGCCCAGCTCTCCTGA
- the iolB gene encoding 5-deoxy-glucuronate isomerase: protein MTNWVYPLGTAADGKWDISIGTSDSSLSVEGWAHTGLKVATLAAGAAVELPAADEERIVVPLTGSFTVSVKGTDYPLAGRASVFSGPSDVLYSGTGRTVSISSNDGGRVAVATAPAKASYPTRLVSAAETPVELRGAGNCSRQVHNFGTPAALEADRFIVCEVLTPAGNWSSYPPHKHDEEKDGETSLEEIYYFETQVTAGSGAPSDADAMGYQRVYASDERPIDVTAEVRTGDVILVPYGWHGPAMAAPGYDLYYLNVMAGPGPVREWLISDDPHHGWVRQTWENQDIDARLPFRP from the coding sequence ATGACCAACTGGGTCTACCCCCTGGGCACCGCAGCCGACGGCAAATGGGACATCTCGATCGGAACCTCCGATTCCTCCCTCAGCGTTGAAGGCTGGGCCCATACGGGACTAAAGGTGGCCACCCTGGCCGCGGGCGCCGCCGTCGAGCTTCCCGCCGCGGATGAGGAACGGATTGTGGTACCCCTTACCGGGTCCTTCACGGTTAGCGTTAAGGGCACGGATTACCCGCTGGCGGGCCGGGCGTCCGTATTCTCCGGCCCCAGCGATGTGCTCTACTCGGGCACCGGGCGCACCGTAAGCATCAGCTCCAACGACGGCGGGCGGGTTGCCGTGGCCACAGCGCCGGCCAAGGCCTCCTACCCCACCCGGCTGGTGTCCGCAGCCGAAACCCCGGTGGAACTGCGCGGCGCCGGCAACTGCTCGCGCCAGGTCCACAATTTCGGCACGCCGGCAGCGCTGGAAGCCGACCGCTTCATCGTGTGCGAGGTCCTCACCCCCGCCGGCAACTGGTCCTCCTACCCTCCGCACAAGCACGATGAGGAGAAGGACGGCGAGACCTCCCTCGAGGAGATCTATTACTTCGAGACGCAGGTGACGGCCGGTTCAGGCGCTCCCTCCGACGCCGACGCCATGGGCTACCAGCGTGTCTACGCCTCCGACGAGCGGCCCATCGACGTGACGGCCGAAGTGCGCACCGGCGACGTCATCCTGGTTCCCTACGGCTGGCATGGCCCGGCCATGGCGGCTCCCGGATACGACCTGTACTACCTGAACGTCATGGCGGGACCCGGTCCGGTGCGGGAGTGGCTGATCAGTGACGACCCACACCACGGCTGGGTCCGGCAAACCTGGGAGAACCAGGACATCGATGCGCGTCTGCCGTTCCGCCCCTGA
- a CDS encoding GntR family transcriptional regulator yields MANNLGLSIDRSSPVPLYHQVVQGIEAAIYSGALEPGSRLDNEIDLAAQLNLSRPTMRKAMDELVRSGLLVRKRGVGTQVVSSQVRRPLELSSLYDDLTNNGKKPTTEVLSFSHVEADDATIATLQLPAGSKVYHFTRLRKVGGKPLALMENWVRDDIADMDEAMLQAEGLYSILRRGGVNFRLANQRIGAKTADDYQASMLDTAAGSALVTMERTAVDDTGRRVETGQHVYRADSYSFEMTLVQR; encoded by the coding sequence GTGGCGAACAACCTGGGACTCAGCATCGACCGTTCCTCCCCCGTGCCCTTGTACCACCAGGTGGTCCAGGGCATCGAAGCGGCGATCTACAGCGGAGCACTGGAGCCCGGCAGCCGGCTGGACAATGAGATCGACCTCGCAGCCCAGCTCAACCTGTCCCGTCCCACCATGCGCAAAGCCATGGACGAACTGGTCCGGTCCGGACTGCTGGTACGCAAGCGCGGTGTAGGCACACAGGTGGTTTCCAGCCAGGTGCGCCGCCCGCTGGAGCTGTCCAGCCTCTATGACGACCTCACGAATAACGGGAAGAAGCCCACAACCGAGGTCCTGAGTTTCTCGCATGTGGAGGCCGATGACGCCACCATCGCCACCCTGCAGTTGCCCGCCGGCTCCAAGGTGTACCACTTCACCCGGCTCCGCAAGGTGGGCGGCAAGCCACTGGCCCTCATGGAGAACTGGGTGCGCGACGACATTGCCGACATGGATGAGGCCATGCTGCAGGCCGAAGGCCTCTACTCCATCCTTCGCCGTGGCGGCGTGAACTTCCGGCTGGCCAACCAGCGCATCGGCGCCAAGACCGCCGACGACTACCAGGCCTCCATGCTGGACACCGCGGCCGGATCTGCGCTGGTCACCATGGAGCGCACCGCCGTGGACGATACCGGCCGCAGGGTTGAAACGGGCCAGCACGTCTACCGCGCGGATTCCTACAGCTTTGAAATGACACTCGTACAGCGATAA
- a CDS encoding sugar phosphate isomerase/epimerase family protein has product MTENKLIIGTAPDSWGVWFADDPKQTPWERFLDEVAESGYKWIELGPYGYLPTDPSRLAEELAQRDLKVSAGTVFTAFHRGLDQWETAWEPARKVAELTAAMGGEHIVVIPAMWRDDVTGEAVESGTLTPKAWDDLFAGHNRLGKTLLEDFGLKQQFHSHADSHVGAQADIETLLGATDPQYLNLCLDTGHAEYCGASSLDLIKNYPDRIGYLHLKQINPEILKKVNEENMTWAAANLAGVMTEPPNGLPDLRAVIEVVEALDRPIFGIVEQDMYPVAFDVPMPIAKRTRNYLLSCGSRTTVS; this is encoded by the coding sequence ATGACTGAGAACAAGCTGATCATCGGCACGGCGCCGGACTCCTGGGGCGTCTGGTTCGCGGACGACCCCAAGCAGACTCCGTGGGAACGCTTCCTGGATGAAGTCGCCGAGTCCGGCTACAAGTGGATCGAACTGGGCCCCTACGGCTACCTCCCTACAGACCCCAGCCGCCTGGCGGAGGAACTCGCGCAGCGCGACCTCAAAGTCAGCGCCGGAACAGTCTTCACTGCGTTCCACCGCGGCCTGGACCAGTGGGAAACTGCCTGGGAGCCAGCCCGCAAGGTCGCTGAACTGACGGCCGCCATGGGCGGGGAGCACATCGTGGTCATCCCAGCCATGTGGCGCGACGACGTCACGGGCGAGGCGGTGGAGAGCGGCACCCTCACCCCAAAGGCCTGGGATGACCTGTTCGCCGGCCACAACCGGCTGGGCAAGACGCTTCTTGAGGACTTCGGCCTGAAGCAGCAGTTCCACTCGCACGCGGACTCCCACGTCGGCGCGCAGGCGGATATCGAAACGCTGCTGGGCGCCACGGACCCGCAGTACCTGAACCTCTGTCTGGACACCGGACACGCCGAATACTGCGGCGCCTCCAGCCTGGACCTGATCAAGAACTACCCGGACCGGATCGGCTACCTGCACCTGAAGCAGATCAACCCGGAGATCCTTAAGAAGGTCAACGAGGAAAACATGACCTGGGCAGCAGCCAACCTGGCCGGCGTCATGACCGAACCGCCCAACGGGCTGCCGGACCTGCGCGCGGTCATCGAAGTCGTGGAAGCCCTGGACCGGCCGATCTTCGGCATCGTGGAGCAGGATATGTACCCCGTGGCTTTCGACGTTCCCATGCCCATCGCCAAGCGGACCCGCAATTACCTGCTGTCCTGTGGTTCCCGTACGACCGTCAGCTGA
- a CDS encoding MFS transporter: protein MPVGLIALALGGFGIGLTEFVIAGLLPQVAADFGVSEASAGWFISGYALAVVVGALGLTAAVTRFQRKPVLAALLVLFIAGNLLSATAEGYWPMMLGRVIAALSHGAFFGIGAVVAAGMVPPSKKAGAIALMFTGLTAANVLGVPFGTLLGQAAGWRATFWAITAIGVAALAGILALVPKSAGAAEQAGSLRSELRAFRSGQVWLSIVVTILGYGGMFGAFTYIAYTLTEVSGFAVSTVPWLLIVFGVGLFVGNTVGGKAADRNVDRTLLVVLAALTAVLVAFALAAANPVLTVISLVLMGGFGFATVPGLQMRVMKYASGAPTLASGANIGAFNVGNALGAWLGGVTITAGLGYTSPIWAGAVITLAGLAVMAFAAAGAKRSEKQHKLVAASTDMPGLVRS from the coding sequence ATGCCTGTTGGCTTGATAGCACTCGCCCTCGGCGGGTTTGGCATTGGACTTACCGAGTTCGTCATTGCCGGGCTCCTTCCGCAGGTCGCGGCGGACTTCGGCGTCAGTGAGGCCTCGGCCGGTTGGTTCATCTCCGGCTACGCGCTGGCCGTGGTGGTGGGCGCCTTGGGGCTGACTGCTGCCGTCACGCGCTTCCAGCGTAAGCCGGTCCTGGCCGCACTGCTGGTGCTGTTCATCGCAGGAAACCTGCTCTCGGCCACTGCGGAGGGATACTGGCCCATGATGTTGGGCCGCGTCATCGCCGCCCTCTCACATGGCGCCTTCTTTGGCATCGGCGCTGTGGTGGCGGCAGGCATGGTCCCGCCCAGCAAGAAAGCCGGTGCGATCGCGCTGATGTTCACCGGCCTCACCGCGGCCAACGTCCTGGGCGTGCCGTTTGGAACGCTGCTGGGCCAGGCCGCAGGGTGGCGTGCCACGTTCTGGGCGATCACAGCAATTGGCGTGGCCGCGCTCGCCGGGATCCTGGCGCTGGTCCCCAAATCGGCAGGTGCGGCAGAGCAAGCCGGCAGCCTTCGCTCCGAACTTCGAGCCTTCCGGTCCGGTCAGGTTTGGCTGTCCATCGTTGTCACCATCCTCGGGTACGGCGGCATGTTCGGCGCGTTCACCTACATCGCCTACACGCTCACGGAGGTCTCCGGCTTCGCGGTGTCAACCGTGCCGTGGCTGCTCATCGTCTTCGGGGTGGGTCTCTTCGTGGGCAACACTGTGGGCGGCAAGGCCGCAGACCGGAACGTGGACCGCACGCTCCTGGTAGTGCTCGCCGCGCTGACCGCGGTTCTCGTGGCCTTCGCCCTGGCAGCCGCCAACCCGGTCCTCACCGTCATTTCCCTGGTGCTGATGGGAGGCTTCGGCTTTGCCACCGTACCGGGCTTGCAGATGCGCGTGATGAAGTACGCCTCCGGGGCGCCCACGCTGGCCTCCGGCGCCAATATCGGTGCCTTCAATGTGGGCAACGCCCTGGGCGCCTGGCTGGGCGGCGTCACCATCACCGCCGGGCTCGGCTACACCTCGCCCATCTGGGCCGGCGCAGTGATTACCCTTGCGGGCCTTGCCGTCATGGCCTTCGCCGCGGCCGGCGCCAAGCGGAGCGAGAAGCAGCACAAGTTAGTGGCGGCATCCACTGACATGCCTGGGCTTGTCCGGTCCTAG
- a CDS encoding Gfo/Idh/MocA family protein, with amino-acid sequence MTETLRVAVIGAGRMGADHIQRLNQRIHGAEVAAVVDVDLARAQAAVEGIPGAVALADAEEALDNGDVNAVLIATPGFLHQDILLKALARDIPILCEKPLTPDAESSWKIVEAEVALGHKRIQVGFMRRFDAEYATLGSIIRNRELGELLMLHHQHRNPNTPPGFTNEMLINDSVVHEFDAIRYFTGEEITSVQVRLGKATRNAPNGQHDPQHVLIETESGVLADVEIYVNAKFGYEVATQASFEDGIVSIGGDKGPYTRSAGRWGGNVTPGFEERFGPAYDVEVQSWVDAAVKGDIGGPSAWDGYATAACCEAGVEAQKNGEKVTVKLNPKPDLYK; translated from the coding sequence ATGACTGAAACCCTCCGCGTTGCCGTCATCGGCGCAGGCCGTATGGGCGCAGACCACATCCAGCGCCTCAACCAGCGCATCCACGGAGCCGAGGTTGCCGCCGTCGTCGACGTCGACCTCGCCCGCGCCCAGGCCGCCGTCGAAGGCATCCCGGGCGCAGTAGCCCTGGCGGACGCCGAAGAGGCCCTCGACAACGGCGACGTCAATGCCGTCCTGATTGCCACCCCCGGCTTCCTGCACCAGGACATCCTTTTGAAGGCTCTAGCCAGGGACATCCCGATCCTGTGCGAAAAGCCCCTCACGCCCGACGCCGAATCCTCCTGGAAGATTGTCGAAGCCGAGGTGGCACTTGGGCACAAGCGCATCCAGGTGGGCTTCATGCGCCGTTTCGACGCCGAGTACGCCACCCTGGGCTCGATCATCCGCAACCGCGAACTGGGCGAGTTGCTGATGTTGCACCACCAGCACCGCAACCCCAACACGCCCCCGGGCTTTACCAACGAGATGCTCATTAACGACTCCGTGGTCCATGAGTTTGACGCCATCCGATACTTCACCGGCGAGGAAATCACCAGCGTCCAGGTCCGGCTGGGCAAGGCCACCCGCAATGCCCCGAACGGCCAGCACGATCCCCAGCACGTGCTGATCGAAACCGAGTCGGGTGTCCTGGCCGACGTCGAGATCTACGTCAACGCCAAGTTTGGCTACGAGGTGGCCACGCAGGCCTCCTTTGAGGACGGCATCGTGAGCATCGGCGGCGACAAGGGCCCGTACACCCGCAGCGCCGGCCGTTGGGGCGGCAACGTCACCCCGGGCTTCGAGGAACGTTTCGGCCCGGCGTACGACGTCGAAGTCCAGTCATGGGTGGACGCGGCAGTCAAGGGCGACATCGGCGGCCCCTCCGCCTGGGACGGGTATGCCACTGCCGCGTGCTGCGAGGCGGGCGTCGAGGCGCAGAAGAACGGCGAAAAGGTCACCGTGAAGCTGAACCCCAAGCCCGACCTCTACAAGTAG
- a CDS encoding MarR family winged helix-turn-helix transcriptional regulator, giving the protein MGIKDDAVEVRAQGWRTLAALHGLIETELERSLQAESKLSVVEYTVLDALSRQDGWHMRMQQLARATALSPSATTRLVNRLEDRGLLTRILCDDDRRGIYTELTSSGSSLLAEARPVHDATLERALDEAMAIPELAPLVDALPRLHAGT; this is encoded by the coding sequence ATGGGCATCAAGGACGACGCCGTCGAGGTCCGCGCCCAGGGCTGGCGAACCCTTGCAGCCCTGCACGGGCTGATTGAAACCGAACTGGAGCGCTCGCTGCAGGCAGAGTCAAAACTCTCAGTGGTGGAGTACACGGTGCTGGATGCCCTCAGCCGGCAGGATGGATGGCACATGCGCATGCAGCAACTGGCCCGTGCCACGGCATTAAGCCCCAGCGCCACCACCCGACTGGTCAACCGGCTGGAGGACCGCGGCTTGCTCACCAGGATTTTGTGCGACGACGACCGGCGCGGGATCTACACCGAGTTGACTTCCAGCGGGAGCAGTTTGCTCGCGGAAGCGCGGCCGGTGCACGACGCCACCCTGGAACGTGCCCTCGATGAGGCCATGGCCATCCCGGAACTGGCGCCGCTGGTGGATGCCCTGCCCCGGTTGCACGCCGGCACCTAG